Proteins encoded in a region of the uncultured Erythrobacter sp. genome:
- a CDS encoding S4 domain-containing protein → MSENAQETIRIDRLLVYLRFARTRSIACSMIEKRTLRRNRKHVLRPSENISIGDVLTLVIGNDVRVVEVLSLPERRASPALAKSYYRELDRSG, encoded by the coding sequence ATGAGCGAAAACGCGCAGGAGACCATCCGGATCGACCGACTTCTGGTCTACCTGCGCTTTGCCCGAACCCGATCAATCGCCTGTTCGATGATCGAGAAGCGCACTTTGCGCCGCAATAGAAAACATGTGCTGCGACCATCCGAGAATATCAGTATCGGCGACGTGTTGACTTTAGTAATCGGCAACGATGTTCGGGTAGTCGAGGTGCTCTCGCTGCCCGAGCGACGGGCTTCGCCCGCACTTGCCAAGTCCTATTATCGTGAGCTTGACCGAAGCGGCTAA
- the fdxA gene encoding ferredoxin FdxA yields the protein MTYVVTDDCIKCKYTDCVEVCPVDCFYEGENMLVINPSECIDCGVCEPECPAEAILPDTEDGLEKWLELNTKFSAEWPNITSQKEPPADADDHKGEEGKFEKYFSAEPGEGD from the coding sequence ATGACTTACGTCGTCACCGATGACTGCATCAAATGCAAATACACCGACTGTGTCGAGGTGTGCCCGGTGGATTGTTTCTATGAGGGCGAGAACATGCTGGTGATCAATCCCAGCGAATGCATCGATTGCGGCGTGTGCGAACCGGAATGCCCGGCCGAAGCGATTCTGCCTGATACTGAAGACGGTCTTGAAAAATGGCTGGAGCTCAACACCAAGTTCTCTGCCGAATGGCCCAACATCACCAGCCAGAAAGAGCCGCCGGCAGATGCCGACGACCATAAGGGCGAAGAGGGCAAATTCGAGAAGTATTTCAGCGCCGAACCCGGCGAAGGCGACTAA
- a CDS encoding M23 family metallopeptidase produces MLDHASDMRDDDRAEPEPFGAGALVPYLKNAARAAPPTKQQAYKRQALSRVRNFSDRYDEWKLSASAWFDGLDLAPDLAENIGSRRWFRGVGTMLGLGALALAFWPNMTPLEARPAMPADEEIRDEFRSQMIMPLALGADSGRRMGPTSDVIPLTNAPERPQIELVATLSEGDSFATMLRRAGVSRGDIGRVSALVGEAMPVSEIASGTKIDIVLGRRAGPDAPRPLDALAFRARFDLELKIAKQGEDGEGALTLERNFIRVDDTPLRLRGTVGPSLYRSMRAAGVPASAAQEYLKKIDDHVDMDRDVRSTDEFDIIVAYRRAATGERQAGQLLYAGIDRGGKPKTQLMRWGTEGRFFEASGVGEQRRGLLAPVPGPISSRYGMRRHPILGYRRMHSGMDFRARRGTPIVAVTDGRVVSAGRAGGCGITVKLSHGNGLQTRYCHMSRMSVRSGQNVKRGQVIGYVGSTGLSTGPHLHYEMYRNGRAINPASVSYVTRSELTGTELLDFRQQLIKLREIEPGAALVDLEPLKTEVEEPVREIEKIDNAQEID; encoded by the coding sequence ATGTTGGATCACGCAAGCGATATGAGGGATGATGATCGGGCCGAGCCCGAACCCTTTGGCGCGGGCGCGTTGGTTCCATACCTCAAGAATGCGGCGCGTGCGGCACCTCCGACCAAGCAACAGGCGTACAAGCGTCAGGCGCTCTCTCGGGTGCGCAATTTCAGCGATCGCTACGACGAATGGAAGCTTTCGGCGAGTGCTTGGTTCGATGGACTCGACCTTGCGCCGGACCTTGCCGAGAATATCGGCAGCCGCAGGTGGTTTCGCGGTGTTGGTACGATGCTGGGGCTGGGTGCATTGGCGCTAGCCTTCTGGCCGAATATGACGCCGCTTGAAGCGCGTCCTGCGATGCCAGCGGATGAAGAGATCCGCGACGAGTTTCGCAGTCAGATGATCATGCCGCTGGCACTTGGTGCAGATAGCGGTCGCCGTATGGGGCCGACATCGGACGTGATCCCGCTCACCAACGCACCCGAGCGCCCGCAGATCGAATTGGTCGCAACGCTTTCGGAAGGCGACAGTTTCGCAACCATGCTGCGCCGAGCCGGCGTGTCTCGCGGTGATATTGGCCGGGTCAGCGCTCTTGTGGGCGAGGCCATGCCGGTGAGCGAGATCGCGTCGGGAACGAAGATCGACATTGTGCTTGGTCGCCGTGCCGGGCCCGATGCGCCGCGTCCGCTTGATGCTCTGGCGTTTCGCGCGCGGTTCGATCTTGAGCTCAAGATTGCAAAACAAGGCGAGGATGGCGAAGGCGCACTCACGCTTGAGCGCAATTTCATTCGCGTAGACGACACGCCGCTGAGATTGCGTGGGACCGTTGGACCGAGCCTTTACCGATCAATGCGCGCGGCGGGCGTTCCGGCGAGCGCTGCGCAGGAATATCTCAAGAAGATCGACGATCATGTCGATATGGACCGCGACGTGCGCTCAACAGATGAATTCGACATCATCGTCGCCTATCGGCGCGCGGCGACCGGAGAGCGGCAGGCCGGGCAATTGCTCTATGCCGGGATCGACCGCGGCGGAAAGCCCAAGACGCAGCTGATGCGCTGGGGTACAGAAGGCCGTTTCTTCGAAGCATCAGGCGTCGGCGAGCAGCGCCGCGGTTTGCTCGCACCGGTTCCAGGCCCGATCAGTTCGCGCTATGGCATGCGCCGCCACCCGATCCTTGGTTATCGCCGGATGCATTCGGGCATGGATTTCCGCGCACGTCGCGGCACGCCAATCGTTGCCGTGACCGATGGCCGGGTCGTTTCTGCCGGGCGCGCAGGCGGCTGCGGTATCACGGTCAAACTGTCGCACGGCAACGGTCTGCAGACCCGTTATTGCCATATGAGCCGGATGTCGGTGCGCAGCGGCCAGAACGTGAAGCGCGGCCAGGTTATCGGGTATGTCGGCTCGACCGGCCTTTCGACCGGACCACACCTCCACTACGAAATGTATCGTAATGGCCGCGCGATCAATCCGGCCAGTGTCTCCTATGTCACGCGGTCCGAATTGACGGGCACCGAATTGCTCGATTTCCGCCAGCAATTGATCAAACTGCGCGAGATCGAACCCGGCGCCGCGCTGGTCGATCTTGAGCCGCTCAAGACCGAAGTCGAAGAGCCAGTGCGGGAGATCGAGAAGATCGACAACGCGCAAGAGATCGACTGA
- a CDS encoding GNAT family N-acetyltransferase translates to MGDLVLETERLVLRKIDENDAVLQHRLLNTPTVMAHLGGVKELHEIEAKHAKTMASFARNGFGFMMMIEKASGDLVGHAGLKQVDNPLAANTGDYEIGWLVREDRWRRGYAYEAMKGVLEWAFGSIGAPHVVALTSESNIGSWKLMEKLGMQRRKDLDFDDPGFPAEDNPTIQYSLTKEQWET, encoded by the coding sequence ATGGGTGATCTTGTCCTCGAAACGGAGCGGCTGGTTCTGCGAAAGATCGACGAGAATGACGCGGTTCTGCAGCACCGGCTTTTGAACACGCCCACTGTGATGGCGCATCTGGGCGGGGTGAAGGAACTGCACGAAATCGAAGCGAAGCACGCCAAAACAATGGCGAGTTTCGCCCGCAACGGTTTTGGTTTCATGATGATGATCGAAAAGGCATCCGGCGATCTGGTTGGCCATGCCGGATTGAAGCAGGTCGATAATCCGCTCGCTGCCAATACCGGTGACTATGAGATCGGGTGGCTGGTTCGCGAGGATCGCTGGCGGCGTGGCTACGCATACGAAGCGATGAAAGGGGTACTCGAATGGGCTTTTGGCTCGATCGGCGCCCCGCATGTTGTCGCGTTGACCAGCGAGTCCAACATCGGAAGCTGGAAGCTGATGGAAAAGCTCGGCATGCAACGTCGCAAGGACCTCGATTTCGATGATCCCGGATTTCCGGCTGAGGACAATCCCACAATCCAGTATTCGCTCACCAAAGAGCAATGGGAGACCTGA
- a CDS encoding cisplatin damage response ATP-dependent DNA ligase: MKRFAALLDALIYTTSRNRKLALLAEYLRETPDPDRGWAMAALTGELDFPAVKSSTIRNLMKDRVDPVLWSLSRDFVGDTAETASLLWPEGEIDDDPPTVAQVVELLSGLTRATAPSELPKLLDRLDANGRFALIKLATGGMRIGVSARLAKTAFAQAFDVSVEDVEEYWHALDAPYPELFAWAADGADPPDVSNRPLFRPFMLAHPLEDTVVDLTEYAAEWKWDGIRVQLVRVAGETRLYSRSGDDISATFPELLDVLPMDAVLDGELLVRGVTQGGEAGGAASFNALQQRLGRKKVSKKMLAEAPAFVRLYDALIVEGDDLREHAWTKRRAALETLIPRLPDSHFDLSALVEADDFDHLATIREGARDDAIEGLMLKRRDSAYIAGRKVGLWYKWKRDPLLIDCVLMYAQRGSGRRSSFYSDYTFGCWDGDPDSGAELLPVGKAYSGFTDAELKKLDKLVRQTTLNRFGPVREVERTLVFEVAFDSVHSSKRHKSGLAMRFPRIHRIRWDKPVHEADRIESLRALIRD; the protein is encoded by the coding sequence ATGAAGCGCTTTGCCGCCCTGCTTGACGCCTTGATCTACACCACCAGCCGCAACCGCAAGCTTGCGTTACTGGCGGAGTATTTGCGCGAAACGCCCGATCCCGATCGCGGCTGGGCGATGGCCGCGCTGACGGGGGAGTTGGACTTTCCGGCGGTGAAAAGCTCGACCATACGCAATTTGATGAAGGACCGCGTAGACCCGGTGCTCTGGTCGCTTAGCCGCGATTTTGTCGGCGATACGGCGGAGACGGCGAGCCTTTTGTGGCCGGAAGGTGAGATCGACGATGATCCACCGACTGTAGCTCAGGTTGTCGAGCTTCTGTCCGGCCTGACCCGCGCGACTGCGCCTAGCGAACTACCAAAGCTGCTCGATCGACTTGATGCCAATGGCCGCTTTGCACTCATCAAGCTGGCAACCGGGGGAATGCGGATCGGAGTTTCGGCGCGTCTAGCGAAGACCGCGTTTGCGCAGGCCTTCGATGTGTCAGTCGAAGACGTCGAGGAATATTGGCACGCATTAGATGCGCCGTATCCGGAGCTGTTCGCCTGGGCGGCAGATGGCGCGGACCCACCTGATGTTTCCAACCGCCCCTTGTTCAGACCATTTATGCTGGCCCATCCATTAGAGGACACGGTGGTCGACCTCACCGAGTACGCCGCCGAATGGAAATGGGATGGTATCCGAGTGCAATTGGTGCGGGTCGCGGGTGAGACGCGGCTCTATTCGCGATCAGGCGACGATATCTCGGCGACCTTCCCCGAATTGCTCGACGTCCTGCCGATGGACGCGGTGCTCGACGGGGAGCTGCTGGTGCGCGGCGTTACGCAAGGCGGTGAAGCAGGCGGCGCGGCTAGCTTCAATGCACTTCAGCAAAGGCTGGGGCGCAAGAAGGTCTCGAAAAAGATGCTCGCCGAAGCGCCTGCTTTTGTTCGGCTGTACGATGCCTTGATCGTCGAAGGTGACGATCTGCGGGAACACGCATGGACCAAACGCCGCGCCGCACTTGAGACGCTGATACCGCGCTTGCCAGACAGCCATTTTGATCTCTCCGCGCTTGTGGAGGCAGACGACTTCGATCACCTCGCCACAATCCGTGAAGGCGCGCGGGATGATGCGATCGAAGGGCTGATGCTAAAGCGCCGCGACAGCGCTTACATCGCCGGGCGCAAGGTCGGACTGTGGTACAAATGGAAGCGCGATCCGCTGCTGATCGATTGCGTGCTGATGTATGCGCAGCGCGGCAGCGGCAGGCGTTCCAGCTTCTATTCCGACTACACTTTCGGCTGTTGGGACGGCGATCCTGACAGCGGCGCAGAGCTGCTGCCCGTGGGCAAAGCCTATTCCGGCTTCACCGATGCAGAGCTTAAGAAGCTCGACAAGCTCGTCCGCCAGACCACGCTCAACCGCTTTGGCCCGGTGCGTGAGGTGGAGCGCACTCTGGTGTTCGAAGTCGCGTTCGACAGCGTGCATTCGTCGAAGCGCCACAAAAGCGGTCTCGCCATGCGTTTCCCTCGCATCCACCGTATCCGTTGGGACAAGCCGGTGCACGAGGCGGATCGGATCGAAAGCCTGCGCGCACTCATTAGAGATTGA
- a CDS encoding gamma carbonic anhydrase family protein — translation MGDLTMYRPGVNIIPIHGKTPRIHETAFVAPGSTIIGDVEIGAESSIWYNCVVRADVFKIRIGERSNVQDGSVLHCDPPRPGDEDGSPLIIGDDVLIGHMAMVHGCTILDRGFVGLGAIAMNKSVIGHDAMLAAGAMLTEGKVMEDRMLWAGRPAKPMKELSDAAIAGMRAGVMHYTENAKAHAVAVFECGLD, via the coding sequence ATGGGAGACCTGACCATGTATCGCCCCGGCGTGAACATCATTCCGATCCACGGCAAAACACCTCGCATTCACGAGACCGCCTTTGTCGCACCCGGATCGACCATCATTGGCGATGTCGAGATTGGGGCGGAAAGCTCGATCTGGTACAATTGCGTGGTCCGTGCGGACGTCTTCAAAATCCGGATAGGCGAGCGGAGCAATGTGCAGGATGGCAGTGTGCTGCATTGCGATCCGCCGCGGCCGGGAGATGAAGATGGCTCCCCGCTGATCATCGGAGACGATGTGCTGATCGGCCATATGGCGATGGTGCATGGCTGCACGATTCTGGATCGCGGGTTCGTGGGTCTTGGCGCGATTGCGATGAACAAGTCGGTCATTGGCCACGACGCGATGTTGGCCGCCGGTGCGATGCTGACTGAAGGCAAGGTCATGGAAGACCGCATGCTGTGGGCGGGTCGCCCGGCAAAGCCGATGAAGGAGCTATCCGACGCCGCGATTGCCGGAATGCGAGCGGGCGTGATGCACTACACCGAAAACGCCAAGGCGCATGCGGTGGCCGTGTTCGAGTGCGGCCTGGATTAG
- a CDS encoding GNAT family N-acetyltransferase, with translation MADFRHETERLILRDWREEDWEPFWQHLNTPTVMRHLGGVADAETRQRAQERLIQYNNEAGHTFWVVERHDDGGHLSDEILGFCGLKLCNEPKGPIGDVEAGWRLREDAWGRGYAKEAAQASLDLAFERFDAPHVIALTVEENVASWGLMKRLGMKRREDMDFPDTVSWALGETIIVYRIERDEWEAQHG, from the coding sequence ATGGCTGACTTTCGCCACGAAACCGAACGGCTGATCCTGCGCGATTGGCGTGAGGAAGATTGGGAGCCGTTCTGGCAGCACCTCAACACCCCCACTGTCATGCGCCATCTTGGCGGAGTTGCCGATGCCGAGACTCGCCAACGAGCGCAGGAACGGCTGATCCAGTACAATAACGAAGCCGGGCACACTTTCTGGGTGGTCGAGCGCCATGATGATGGCGGGCACTTATCCGATGAAATCCTCGGTTTTTGCGGATTGAAGCTCTGCAACGAACCGAAGGGCCCGATTGGCGACGTGGAAGCAGGCTGGCGGCTGCGCGAAGATGCTTGGGGCCGCGGCTACGCCAAAGAAGCGGCGCAAGCTTCGCTTGATCTTGCCTTTGAGCGGTTTGACGCGCCGCATGTGATTGCGCTGACTGTCGAGGAAAACGTCGCAAGCTGGGGCCTGATGAAGCGGCTTGGCATGAAGCGCCGTGAGGACATGGATTTCCCCGACACGGTCTCCTGGGCGCTTGGCGAAACCATCATCGTCTACCGGATCGAGCGGGACGAGTGGGAAGCGCAGCATGGGTGA
- the hemB gene encoding porphobilinogen synthase, producing the protein MTGSYPNTRLRRTRATGWSRTLHRETMLSPADLIWPLFVTEGQGVEEPIHSLPGVSRWSVDGIVARAKEAVALGVPVVALFPNTQLDRRSDDGAEAHNPDNLMCRAIKAIKDACGDNIGVLTDVALDPYTSHGQDGLLDDTGYVVNDETVAVLVDQAINQAEAGADIIAPSDMMDGRIHAIRMALEMGNHPNVQIMSYAAKYASAFYGPFRDAVGSGGLLKGDKKSYQMDPANSDEALREVGFDIAEGADSVMVKPGLAYLDIARRVKDAFGVPVFAYQVSGEYAMIEAAAAAGAGDRDALVLETLMAFKRAGCSGVLTYHAPVAARLLNG; encoded by the coding sequence ATGACTGGTAGCTATCCCAACACCCGCCTGCGTCGCACTCGCGCCACAGGCTGGAGCCGAACTCTCCACCGCGAAACCATGCTTTCGCCGGCTGACCTGATCTGGCCGCTGTTTGTGACCGAAGGGCAGGGCGTAGAAGAGCCTATCCATTCGCTGCCGGGTGTTTCGCGCTGGTCAGTCGATGGCATCGTGGCCCGGGCAAAGGAAGCGGTTGCACTGGGCGTGCCGGTGGTCGCCCTGTTCCCGAACACGCAGCTAGACCGCCGCAGCGATGACGGCGCCGAAGCGCACAATCCCGACAATCTGATGTGCCGCGCGATCAAGGCGATCAAGGATGCCTGCGGTGACAATATTGGCGTGCTGACCGACGTCGCGCTCGACCCCTATACCAGCCATGGACAGGACGGGCTGCTCGACGACACCGGCTATGTCGTGAACGATGAGACCGTCGCGGTGCTGGTCGATCAGGCCATCAATCAGGCCGAAGCTGGCGCAGACATCATCGCCCCGTCGGACATGATGGATGGCCGCATCCACGCCATCCGCATGGCGCTGGAAATGGGCAACCATCCCAACGTCCAGATCATGAGCTACGCGGCCAAATATGCCAGCGCGTTCTACGGCCCGTTCCGCGATGCAGTGGGATCGGGTGGTCTGCTCAAAGGCGACAAGAAAAGCTATCAGATGGACCCGGCCAATAGCGACGAGGCTCTGCGCGAGGTTGGGTTCGATATCGCCGAGGGTGCAGACAGTGTAATGGTCAAGCCCGGCCTCGCCTATCTCGACATCGCAAGGCGTGTGAAAGATGCATTCGGTGTGCCGGTTTTCGCCTATCAAGTGAGCGGCGAATACGCGATGATCGAAGCGGCTGCAGCAGCTGGCGCAGGCGACCGCGACGCGCTCGTTCTCGAAACGCTGATGGCCTTCAAGCGCGCCGGCTGCAGCGGTGTTTTGACCTATCACGCACCGGTTGCAGCCCGACTTCTCAATGGCTGA
- a CDS encoding helicase-related protein, translated as MCAHSSGMMGFPLRLLAREVYDRVRAIKGAKAVALITGEERIEPPDARYFCCTAEAMDRMGGGHAFVAVDEAQIGADPERGHIFTDRLLNARGREETMILGSATLEPIVKALIPDAELVERPRFSTLTHSGTTKLSRLMPRSAVVAFSVEQVYAMAEALRRFRGGAAVVMGALSPETRNKQVELFQNGDVDYIVATDAIGMGLNLDLHHVAFAALSKFDGKRKRRLTPSEMAQIAGRAGRHQRDGSFGTLAGGGSRSGAPLEFTEEEVFAIEEHKFAPLTKLYWREAEPRFDTVKVLIGDLESKPRNDVLRAAPEAIDLAVLKRLASEPLAETVKGHGSVRRFWEACSLPDFRQIGVDPHARFVARLWQDLNEGYLGADFVAARIAELDRMQGDIDTLQGRIAAIRSWAYICQRPDWVLARDEMAARARAVEAKLSDALHARLTERFVNRRTTILMKSLGQDASALPVTLEPDGKVTVEGEAIGRLDGFRFSVDPNATVADRKMLLSAGEKAMPSILAQRATWLLGEGLAELELVRGAICWQGRSLATIEMPEDFGAARLNLAREISMLADGPRTELEAGLSAWLEKQLEPLAPLRKLAEAARNPEAGSQARALLITLIDARGVVSREKAGLEHLPKEMRPFLRKLGVTFGALDIFARDLLKPAPRQLLHALGLDKRPLEPAMLPVLAEAKRLPAGYRPAGGQTIRVDLAEKILRAAFDARAKATDKTSKERHPRFRLDLALPISIGLEEENARRLLGSAGFRLQRARALAEGAFGPAAPDSWTWRPNRTSGRPDHPRHANQRKGKRKGGPKNGNTKSPQNRNQRGKPRDKKSNTGPARASGAFDGLADLLGG; from the coding sequence ATGTGCGCCCATTCGAGCGGCATGATGGGCTTTCCGCTGCGTTTGTTGGCGCGCGAGGTCTACGACCGGGTTCGGGCGATCAAGGGCGCCAAGGCAGTTGCGCTAATCACCGGCGAAGAGCGGATCGAACCACCCGACGCACGCTATTTTTGCTGCACGGCGGAAGCGATGGACCGGATGGGAGGCGGGCACGCCTTCGTTGCGGTCGACGAAGCACAGATCGGCGCGGACCCCGAACGTGGCCATATCTTCACGGACCGGTTGCTGAATGCGCGCGGCCGCGAAGAGACCATGATTCTCGGCTCGGCGACGCTGGAGCCAATCGTCAAAGCGTTGATCCCCGATGCGGAACTGGTCGAGCGCCCGCGTTTCTCGACTCTCACCCATTCCGGCACGACCAAGCTTTCACGTCTGATGCCGCGCAGTGCGGTCGTCGCCTTCTCGGTCGAGCAAGTCTACGCGATGGCCGAAGCCCTCAGGCGCTTTCGCGGCGGCGCGGCGGTGGTCATGGGCGCACTTTCGCCAGAAACGCGCAACAAACAGGTCGAGTTGTTCCAGAACGGCGATGTCGACTACATCGTCGCCACCGACGCAATCGGCATGGGCCTCAATCTCGATCTGCATCACGTCGCTTTCGCGGCGCTTTCGAAGTTCGACGGCAAGCGCAAGCGCAGACTCACGCCTTCGGAAATGGCGCAAATCGCAGGCCGTGCTGGACGGCACCAGCGCGATGGTAGCTTTGGGACGCTGGCAGGCGGAGGCTCACGCTCGGGCGCTCCGCTCGAATTCACCGAGGAAGAAGTCTTCGCGATCGAGGAGCACAAATTTGCGCCGCTGACCAAACTCTACTGGCGCGAAGCAGAGCCGCGTTTCGACACGGTCAAAGTCCTGATCGGCGATCTTGAAAGCAAGCCGCGAAACGATGTCCTGCGCGCTGCACCGGAAGCAATTGATCTCGCGGTACTCAAACGCCTCGCCAGCGAACCTCTCGCCGAAACCGTCAAAGGGCACGGCTCGGTGCGAAGGTTCTGGGAAGCGTGCTCACTACCAGACTTCCGCCAAATCGGCGTCGATCCGCATGCCCGCTTTGTCGCAAGGCTGTGGCAGGATCTCAATGAAGGCTATTTGGGAGCAGACTTCGTCGCTGCACGGATCGCAGAACTCGACCGGATGCAGGGCGACATCGACACTTTGCAGGGAAGGATAGCCGCGATCCGATCCTGGGCCTATATCTGCCAGCGGCCAGACTGGGTGCTCGCGCGTGATGAGATGGCGGCGCGTGCCCGTGCGGTCGAAGCGAAGCTTTCGGATGCGCTGCATGCGAGGCTAACCGAGCGGTTCGTGAATCGGAGGACGACAATACTAATGAAATCGCTTGGACAAGATGCCAGCGCGCTGCCCGTGACGCTCGAACCCGATGGCAAGGTGACCGTCGAAGGTGAAGCGATCGGGCGGCTGGACGGATTCCGGTTTTCGGTCGATCCCAATGCCACCGTGGCGGACCGCAAGATGCTGCTGTCGGCAGGCGAGAAGGCGATGCCGTCTATCCTAGCGCAGCGGGCGACATGGCTGCTGGGGGAAGGGCTCGCAGAACTTGAATTGGTGCGCGGCGCGATCTGTTGGCAGGGGCGCTCGCTGGCGACCATTGAGATGCCTGAGGACTTTGGAGCAGCGCGCCTGAATTTGGCGCGTGAAATCTCGATGCTTGCCGATGGTCCGCGGACGGAATTGGAGGCGGGCTTGTCCGCCTGGCTCGAAAAGCAGCTCGAACCATTGGCACCCTTACGCAAACTGGCAGAAGCCGCGCGCAATCCCGAAGCTGGGTCGCAGGCGCGCGCACTGTTGATCACGCTTATCGATGCGCGCGGCGTCGTGAGCCGCGAAAAAGCTGGGCTGGAGCATCTGCCCAAGGAAATGCGCCCGTTCCTGCGCAAACTAGGGGTGACATTCGGCGCGTTGGACATCTTCGCGCGGGATCTGCTGAAGCCTGCGCCGCGGCAGCTTCTACACGCTCTGGGATTGGACAAACGTCCGCTCGAACCGGCAATGCTTCCCGTTCTGGCCGAGGCAAAGCGTCTTCCGGCGGGGTATCGCCCGGCGGGCGGTCAGACAATCCGGGTGGACCTTGCGGAGAAGATCCTGCGCGCCGCCTTTGATGCCCGTGCAAAGGCGACGGATAAGACGTCCAAAGAGCGTCACCCACGTTTCCGACTCGATCTAGCACTGCCTATCTCCATCGGGCTCGAAGAGGAGAATGCGCGCCGCCTGCTCGGCAGCGCCGGATTCCGCCTTCAACGCGCACGCGCCCTGGCCGAGGGAGCATTTGGACCAGCCGCGCCGGACAGTTGGACCTGGCGGCCCAACCGCACCAGCGGGAGGCCAGACCATCCTCGCCATGCCAATCAGCGCAAGGGCAAACGCAAAGGCGGCCCAAAGAACGGCAACACCAAATCGCCGCAAAACCGCAATCAACGCGGAAAACCTCGCGATAAGAAGTCCAACACCGGCCCAGCACGCGCCAGCGGCGCATTCGATGGATTGGCGGATCTGCTCGGCGGATGA
- a CDS encoding DUF1993 family protein: MTLQTHTISTWRNMLRALSGMLGKAAAHESAGTLMEGRLADDMLPFATQIRMLANFPRQALNSLANADFVSNEEDPTSLEDAKARIAETLAMLDTVADDAFIADEAMVDLDLPNGMKFRLSAADYVRDWAFPNFYFHVSIAYAIMRSNGVELGKADLVPHMMQHLSQAPG, translated from the coding sequence ATGACCCTACAGACCCACACTATTTCGACCTGGCGCAACATGCTCCGCGCGCTTTCCGGGATGCTCGGCAAGGCCGCCGCCCACGAATCCGCCGGCACTCTGATGGAAGGCCGGTTGGCCGACGATATGCTGCCGTTCGCCACGCAGATCCGCATGCTGGCAAACTTCCCGCGTCAAGCTCTCAACAGCCTGGCCAACGCCGACTTCGTATCGAACGAAGAAGATCCAACCAGCCTCGAAGACGCAAAAGCCCGGATCGCGGAGACGCTGGCCATGCTCGATACTGTCGCGGACGACGCCTTTATCGCCGATGAGGCAATGGTCGATCTGGACCTGCCCAACGGCATGAAGTTTCGCCTGTCAGCCGCCGACTATGTGCGCGACTGGGCCTTTCCCAACTTCTATTTCCACGTCAGCATCGCCTACGCGATCATGCGCAGCAACGGCGTGGAGCTTGGGAAGGCCGATCTGGTCCCGCACATGATGCAGCATCTCAGCCAGGCTCCCGGCTGA
- a CDS encoding ligase-associated DNA damage response exonuclease codes for MSAPFSWIKPEPWGVHIVPADCWVDPGRAVDRALVTHGHADHARGGHGETVATPETLAIMKLRYQTGAEDADGEIPTKATPVQYGETIKLPGNVAATYIPAGHVLGSAQILLEHAGERVIITGDYKRRPDPTCAPFEVTPCDIFITEATFGLPVFNHPPIEDEMAKLLKALADHPDGCVLVGAYALGKAQRVIAELRAAGHRDPIYLHGAMEKMRRLYEDHGVALGELRLVSDHAKEDMRGSIIVAPPSALNDRWSRRLPEAITAMASGWMRVRGRARQRGVELPLVISDHADWNELTQTIDEVNPTETWITHGREEALLRWCELRQRKARALALVGREDEDD; via the coding sequence GTGAGTGCGCCCTTTTCCTGGATCAAGCCCGAACCGTGGGGCGTGCATATCGTCCCGGCAGATTGCTGGGTCGATCCGGGCCGCGCAGTGGACCGCGCGCTGGTCACCCACGGTCACGCCGACCACGCACGCGGCGGGCATGGCGAAACTGTCGCAACACCTGAAACGCTGGCGATCATGAAGCTGCGCTACCAAACCGGAGCAGAGGATGCGGATGGCGAGATCCCAACCAAAGCGACGCCGGTCCAATATGGCGAGACGATCAAGCTGCCCGGCAATGTTGCAGCAACCTACATTCCGGCGGGCCACGTACTAGGCAGCGCCCAGATCCTGCTCGAACATGCGGGCGAGCGAGTGATCATCACCGGCGACTACAAACGCCGCCCCGATCCGACCTGCGCGCCGTTCGAAGTCACGCCTTGCGACATCTTCATCACCGAGGCGACTTTTGGATTGCCGGTGTTCAATCACCCCCCGATTGAAGACGAGATGGCGAAGCTGCTCAAGGCGCTGGCTGACCATCCCGATGGTTGTGTGCTGGTCGGCGCCTATGCGCTGGGAAAAGCGCAGCGCGTGATCGCCGAATTGCGTGCTGCGGGCCATCGCGATCCGATCTATCTCCACGGTGCGATGGAGAAGATGCGCCGCTTGTATGAGGATCACGGGGTTGCGTTAGGCGAGCTTCGCCTGGTCAGCGATCACGCGAAAGAGGACATGCGCGGTTCGATTATCGTCGCCCCGCCCTCTGCGCTCAACGACCGCTGGTCTCGTCGTCTCCCCGAGGCGATCACCGCTATGGCAAGTGGCTGGATGCGGGTGCGTGGCCGCGCTCGGCAACGCGGCGTAGAGCTGCCACTGGTCATCTCCGACCATGCCGACTGGAATGAGCTCACTCAGACTATCGATGAAGTGAACCCCACCGAAACCTGGATCACGCATGGCCGCGAAGAAGCGCTGCTGCGCTGGTGTGAGCTAAGGCAGCGAAAGGCCCGCGCTCTGGCTCTGGTCGGGCGCGAGGACGAGGATGACTAG